Below is a genomic region from Chiloscyllium plagiosum isolate BGI_BamShark_2017 chromosome 47, ASM401019v2, whole genome shotgun sequence.
TCTGTTACAGGGTCACAGATCCCACACACTTGGTGGGGggatatttggtgaattgatTCCAAGAATACCAGACGATGGGAATTCTGACCTACGCCCTGGAGTATTAGTGTCTGTGATTGCAGTGCACATTTATAAATACTAGAAGCTGTCATAAAAGCTCACAGAATTCCTCAGGGACTCATATCTCACCCTTATGCTATGGGAGCTAATGTAATGTTCACGACGTGATAGTGGCAGGTATTCTATCATGGCTCCTGCTGCTTGGTTGTGTTGTATGTTGCTGAGAAGCCTTGGGTTTTTTGTCCTTCTTGTATGTTAAGGGAAATCATGCGATCTTACCAGTTTCTCACAAGCATGCGTACCTCACCCGTTCACGTGTGCAATTCTGCCTCCCTGATCTGAAGCGAATGGAACAGCAATTCTCCTGTGTTAACCGAATCCATTATGTGTGCATTGGCACCTCAATGATTGGCTGCTCAAACACAAGATGTGGAGGAgactgtgttggactggggtggacctagttaaaaatcacacaacaccaggttatagtccaacatgtttatttgaaagcactagctttcggagcgacgctccttcatcaggtagctgcctcttgaaagagcagcgctccgaaagctagtgcttccaaataaacctgttggattataacctagtgttgtgtgatttttaactaggcaCAAGCACAAAGGGAAGATAAAAATAGCAGGAATTcagttgatgtaattttttttattacatcTTTGGTTACAAGTGTGTACACACAGCAGGTAAGCAAACCTCGACAGATTTGAAACTGTAGTTTTCCTTCCAGGAGCAGGGAtttcttactgcaattgtacagggagAAACAGCACagttcatagaatgcctacagtgtagaaacagaccccttcagCCCAGCACCAgtcctcagaagagtaacccacccattccccattatcctatatttactcctgacatCTAGCCTacacccccgccccccctccctccctccctcctccagaacactatggacaatttaatatggccaaatcacttaacctgcacatctttggactgtgggaggaaacccatgcagagacggggagaatgtgcaaactccacgcagacagtcgcccggggctggaattgaacctgggcccctggtgctgtgaggtaaccgtgctaaccactgagccatcatgccagcccctggagtactgtatgtgcagtttagggtctctgtatctgaggaaggatggtctggcgatggaaggAGAGCAGCGAatgtttcccagactgattcccgggatgtcAGGGCTGACggatgaagagagactagattggttaagattatattcactggTGTTTCAAAGAATAAGAAGGGGAGTCTTATAGAAACCTGCAAAAATTCCAACAGGCTAAACAAGAATAaaagcaggaagaatgttccatATGACCAGAGGGGTCACAGCTGAAGGATACGggtaggactgaaatgaggagaaatgtcttcacgcAGAGattggggagcctgtggaattctcgactacagaaaatggttgaggcgaaaacattgaatattttcaaatatataGACGTTGTTCTTAGAGCTCAAGGGGTGAGAGAGTATGAGTACACAACAGGAACATGGAACTGAGTTAGATGACCAAAAATACTGAATAGCACAGCAgacttgaaaggccaaatggcctagagtagaaattaggctattcggcccatcatggcTCCTGTTTCCTAAGTTTCTATGAAAGGACTAATGAACCATTGGTGAGCCAGGAGAGTTTCACCCTCTGAAGGTTGTCTCTTTTACTGCCCAGTGAAAATTGTCATCTCATGTCATCGTCAAGGAGCAGAGTCATCGATGGTCCCTCTCAAAGATGACTCCTCCTTCAGCAAAGCCAAACAATCATGGCAAGAGAGATAGCGAGCGAGAGAGGGACTGTCCGCACAGAGTCACCAACAACGCAGGGCTTCACAGTAATCANNNNNNNNNNNNNNNNNNNNNNNNNNNNNNNNNNNNNNNNNNNNNNNNNNNNNNNNNNNNNNNNNNNNNNNNNNNNNNNNNNNNNNNNNNNNNNNNNNNNNNNNNNNNNNNNNNNNNNNNNNNNNNNNNNNNNNNNNNNNNNNNNNNNNNNNNNNNNNNNNNNNNNNNNNNNNNNNNNNNNNNNNNNNNNNNNNNNNNNNNNNNNNNNNNNNNNNNNNNNNNNNNNNNNNNNNNNNNNNNNNNNNNNNNNNNNNNNNNNNNNNNNNNNNNNNNNNNNNNNNNNNNNNNNNNNNNNNNNNNNNNNNNNNNNNNNNNNNNNNNNNNNNNNNNNNNNNNNNNNNNNNNNNNNNNNNNNNNNNNNNNNNNNNNNNNNNNNNNNNNNNNNNNNNNNNNNNNNNNNNNNNNNNNNNNNNNNNNNNNNNNNNNNNNNNNNNNNNNNNNNNNNNNNNNNNNNNNNNNNNNNNNNNNNNNNNNNNNNNNNNNNNNNNNNNNNNNNNNNNACCTAACCCTGTGCtccccctgtcctgggagggtttgagtgGGAGACTGTCAAGGGGGAGTTATTCTGGATCTAACCCTGGGAATTTTTGATGGAACCTCAAGGGAAATTTGCAGGATTGATGTTTCTCAGTCAcggtattattaaactggacaggcTGATGATGGAATGAATCTATCGGATCTGGATTGGATTACGATGCATTTTTGCCTTACCCACAACTATCCGATCATTACAGAGATCAGAGTCACAGCAACTGCTTTTCTCTGAGAGGATCACAGCTCCAGTGTTGATAGAGAGAGGATCCGAGCATGATCCACAGGAATTTCTAATCACCTGGGTGGACTGTCCATCTGAAAACAAGCAAATATCAGGTCAGCAATTTCACACCGGCTGCTCAGAACtggcagagagatagagagaatggGGATGAAgaagaagtgagagagagagagagagagagagagaggaatgagcAAAAGGAAATTAAAGTGAATAAGAGATGGGAAAGAAAAGGGCAAGAGAGAAGGAAGTGTGAGAAAAGCGAGAGAGTAAAAGAggggaaaggaaacaaaatttcCCACAAAGTTCAAAACCATTTAAACCCATTGTAGCTTTCAATTAAGAACTGAAATGGTTCTGGAACAAGACTACACTTAAACATACTTACTGCAGCAAACAGACTAAAATCACCACTGATTAAACAATATCTTTCCATTGGCACTTATGTGACAAAGTACGACACATTTGACCCAACAAAGAAAACAACATGATTAAAGATACAGCAAAAGTTAAATTCAGCAAGACTGCTcactcattggagagagatgattggcagtagtttaacctgagagtcaaccaagaggaaaggttgagaaggaggatcCTTCATGGTATTTTCAGCTggggtggggattgaacccataaTGTcagcattacaaaccagctggcCAGCCAAACGAGCTATGTACAGTGCTGTCACAGTCAACACTCAATTCAAAATCATTCCCAGCTTCCTCGGTATTGCTTCCATTCTTTGTATTTATCAGCTTAGAGCGGTTGAACTCCAGAACTGTCTTCCATGATGCAAGTTTCCCTCGAGACTTCTCTCTCCTCATAGAGTGAGGCAAATTTTGTCttaactggatgtaggtttggtcactgagctagaaggttcatttccagatatttcgtcaccctactaggtaacatcctcagtgggcTTCCGGGCAAAGCACAGCTGgtgatttctgttttctgtttgtatgtttgggtttctttgggttggtgatgtcatttcctgtggtgatgccatttcctgttctttttctataggggtggtggatggggtctaatctaatgtgtttgttgataaagtcccggttggaatgccatgcttctaggaattctcatgcatgtctctatttggcttgtcctaggatggatgtgttgtcccagttgaagtggtgtccttccttttcTGTATGGA
It encodes:
- the LOC122544254 gene encoding lymphocyte antigen 6D, with the protein product MLQRCLKTLYPTVLICSLLSEVRPLTCHQCSATSGECKLKPVICQSGTSTCRTTSIITILDGQSTQVIRNSCGSCSDPLSINTGAVILSEKSSCCDSDLCNDRIVVGKAKMHRNPIQIR